The Chitinophaga niabensis genome segment AAACAAGCTGATACAGATCGCCAATTTCAAATAGCAGGTGTTTGCTTTTCCCGTACTTTATAACGGCGCATGAATTTATTGAACCTTATCCGGAAAGTATCATAGAATAAAGCGATTACCAGTACGGCAGCCGGCAGGTAGAAAGTATAGTATTTAAACCTGAGCCAGATATATCCGCCAATGATCCCCCCGGCAAGAAAGAAACCTATAATAATAAGATGCAGCGTTATTTTGTTTTTAACCCCGGCAGCATTTTTATGGGGAGTGGAAATGAGGGCGTAGAGTTCTATGCCAAGGTCTGTAAACATCCCTGTTAAATGTGTTGTTCTTACAGTGTTCCCTGAAATAGTAGATACCAGGGCATTCTGCATGCCCATGGCAAACAAAAGACTGCCGGCGAAGTATTCTGTTTTCAGTATAGAGTGATCAAAAGTATATCCAAAGCCTGCTGCAAACAGTAGTATTATTATTTCGATGATAATGGGTAAAGCGTGTCTTGCGATTTTACTGCGCCCTGTTCTTCCTATGCAGAAACTGGAGAAGAAAGCGCCTGCAAGAAAGAGAAAAAGCCATAACGCAACCATGCGGGCGGCACGCAGATCGCCCGTTGCCAGTTTTTGGGCCAGCAACCCGGCATGACCTGTAACATTGGTTGTTAAAACAGAAAAGGCAAATAGACCTGCTGTATTCACCATCCCGGCAGTAAAACATAACAGCGCAGCTAATCTGACGTTGTGTTTAAAATTCCTTTTTCTTCCGGTATGTCGCAGCATATATTTCAGTTATTGACTATCTGCAAACAATTCGTTCCTTTATCTTTTTATCCACATCTTCAGGTTAAGATCAAGTGTAGCATCCACCAGCTGGTAACAAGGTGGTACTTCATCCTCCAGGCTGTGGAAGGTTACCAGTCTTGTGCCATTTCTTTTGCCTTCTAATATTCTATAAAGATAGCGTGAATAGTAATGATATAATTCTGTGGAATAAGGTAATAATTGATCAATGTGCCCGTCGCTGACGAGGTTTTCAAAAAAGGCATTGTAAAAATAGAAATGATCAAAACGGGAATGGTCAAGCTGTGTAAGATTTCCAAAAAGGAAGCTCACATTTTTTATGCCGGTTATTCCTTTAGCGGACAGGGCAACCTGGTGAAGGTCTTTCCTTTGTTCTATGCCATAGAAGTAGGATTCCGGGAAATGACAGGCACCGATAAGGCAAAATTTTCCTGCACCACTTCCTATATCCAGGATTTTTGTCCCGGGTTCAGCCGCCAGGAACCGGGCAGACTTTTTGACGATCTCCATGGGCGTCCAGTGTTTCCCGGATAATTGGCGGATCCTCTCAGGATACAACTTGTCAAACTCAGTATCACTTATTTGCCATAGCGGTTCTGATATATTTTTATTCATAGCTTATCTGTCCTGCATGCTGCGAAGTTAAAAGCAGGCGGCTTCCTGATAAGTGATATTTGTCAATTTTCAGAACGAAATAAATGCTTATGACGGGATAAATGCTTTGGTAGGGCCAGGTATGGAGAAAAGATGTGGAGGGCGGTTTCAAAAGTTTTGACTTTCCATGATTGCGGAACATGCACAAGAACTGAAATAACCCCAGGGTAATTACCTCCCGGGGGTGT includes the following:
- a CDS encoding YoaK family protein, coding for MLRHTGRKRNFKHNVRLAALLCFTAGMVNTAGLFAFSVLTTNVTGHAGLLAQKLATGDLRAARMVALWLFLFLAGAFFSSFCIGRTGRSKIARHALPIIIEIIILLFAAGFGYTFDHSILKTEYFAGSLLFAMGMQNALVSTISGNTVRTTHLTGMFTDLGIELYALISTPHKNAAGVKNKITLHLIIIGFFLAGGIIGGYIWLRFKYYTFYLPAAVLVIALFYDTFRIRFNKFMRRYKVREKQTPAI
- a CDS encoding methyltransferase domain-containing protein, with the translated sequence MNKNISEPLWQISDTEFDKLYPERIRQLSGKHWTPMEIVKKSARFLAAEPGTKILDIGSGAGKFCLIGACHFPESYFYGIEQRKDLHQVALSAKGITGIKNVSFLFGNLTQLDHSRFDHFYFYNAFFENLVSDGHIDQLLPYSTELYHYYSRYLYRILEGKRNGTRLVTFHSLEDEVPPCYQLVDATLDLNLKMWIKR